The Apium graveolens cultivar Ventura chromosome 6, ASM990537v1, whole genome shotgun sequence genome contains a region encoding:
- the LOC141665954 gene encoding uncharacterized protein LOC141665954, which produces MSLLAWNCRGLGKPRTIQFLKHITQQKRPSIIFLSETLAREKKVAEVCKTLNFAGFISIEVQGHSGGLALLWKNEGGCTVIEATRNYIDFEVENEGVGRWRYTGFYGCPERQRRRESWGMLLNLRERSNLPWCVIGDFNDMIYEDEKRGGNKQPFYLLTGFTETLETCQLKDLGFVGEKFTWERSRGSNFWIQERLDRGVANQKWRELFPEAEVEVIEVATSDHLPLYLQLNRRVYMPKEKKFRFENIWVREKECRNIVKHGWEAGETRDIVHKIKSCGEKLQEWGEKLRSRRDTQGINRYNEVRDEYLKLLDRQEVYWKQRAKQHWLREGDKNTKFFHRYASNRRKNNRIDRLKDGDGNWQDTPEGIRNIIESYFVDLFQASCVDGRLSEHEVVKQVSTYENEELMREISVEEVKTAVFSMHPDKASGPDGFNPAFYQVYWDIVHVELVDFCRTFLQTGELPAGVNNTCVCLIPKVKKPKTMGDLRPISLCNVLVRILSKIMANRLKKILESIISDRQSAFIEGRLLTDNALIAFEINHYMQRKRQGRTGVAGLKLDISKAYDRLEWSFVRNMMVKFGFNSVWIERIMQFISSVAYSFLHNGDEFGCVVPRRGLRQGDPISPYLYIMCAEGLSAIIRRNEEAGLIHGCRIARGAPSISHLLFADDCYMFFKAAKGESSTLKGILQRYARISGQVINSNKSSITFSTNTSAEDRQEVQNQLQVQQNETPGKYLGLPMKVGQNKKAEFEFLVEKVASKLQTWGMGNVSKAGKVTLLKSATQTIPTFWMNLMLIPQDVCDRIEKKMNQYWWGGRGEHGGIRWMCWDHLCEVKEVGGLGFRKLREFNVAMLAKQAWRLVNNTNPLVAEIMKARYYAKSDFLNATLGSNPSFMWRSIMESQEVIKRGCRRKIGDGKDTNLWTSPWLPCLENGFLTSTAYTGLHDATVDGLMMEGQKRWDVEVLNDICNERDRQLIQQIHVPSRGIKDSWYWLLDEKGEFSVKSCYRHLRGERESQDKGFWKKLWGLNLPGKIVNFLWRVCRDVLPTAIVKEGSKYFANMFMVSFAYGDCSAYSVLVLFCSGSMEFGGIAGPGKRRRGHDGVASDQASIPAGQ; this is translated from the exons ATGAGTTTACTTGCTTGGAATTGCCGTGGGCTGGGTAAGCCACGGACCATTCAATTCCTTAAACATATTACCCAACAGAAGAGGCCCAGTATAATATTCCTATCTGAGACGTTGGCTCGTGAAAAGAAAGTTGCAGAGGTGTGTAAAACTCTTAACTTTGCAGGATTTATTTCAATTGAGGTGcaggggcatagtggaggattGGCACTATTATGGAAGAACGAAGGAGGGTGTACGGTGATTGAAGCAACAAGGAATTATATTGACTTCGAGGTAGAGAATGAGGGTGTGGGAAGGTGGAGATATACGGGATTTTATGGCTGCCCTGAAAGACAAAGACGGAGAGAATCGTGGGGAATGTTATTGAACTTACGGGAAAGATCAAACTTGCCGTGGTGCGTAATCGGGGATTTTAACGACATGATATACGAGGATGAAAAAAGGGGAGGGAACAAGCAGCCATTCTATTTGTTAACAGGATTTACAGAAACTTTGGAGACATGCCAGCTGAAAGACCTTGGTTTTGTTGGTGAGAAATTTACATGGGAGAGATCGAGGGGGAGTAATTTTTGGATTCAAGAACGACTGGATAGGGGGGTGGCTAACCAGAAGTGGAGGGAGCTATTTCCAGAGGCAGAAGTCGAGGTTATTGAGGTAGCAACTTCAGATCACCTTCCATTATATCTTCAACTGAACAGGCGTGTGTATATGCCTAAGGAGAAAAAATTTAGATTCGAAAATATCTGGGTAAGGGAGAAAGAATGCAGGAACATTGTGAAGCATGGTTGGGAAGCAGGTGAAACTAGGGATATTGTGCATAAAATTAAGAGTTGTGGTGAAAAATTGCAAGAATGGGGGGAG AAGCTACGCTCACGAAGAGATACACAGGGAATAAATAGGTATAATGAAGTGAGAGATGAATACTTGAAATTGTTAGATAGACAGGAGGTGTACTGGAAGCAAAGGGCTAAACAACATTGGTTGCGGGAAGGGGATAAGAATACAAAATTTTTTCATAGGTATGCATCCAATCGGAGAAAAAATAATAGAATTGATCGGTTGAAAGATGGAGATGGTAATTGGCAGGACACACCAGAAGGGATTAGGAATATTATAGAGAGCTATTTTGTCGATTTGTTCCAGGCTTCATGTGTTGATGGTAGATTGTCGGAACATGAAGTAGTGAAACAGGTGTCTACTTATGAGAACGAGGAGTTAATGAGGGAGATTTCAGTAGAGGAAGTGAAAACGGCGGTATTCTCTATGCATCCAGACAAGGCGAGTGGTCCTGATGGATTTAATCCTGCGTTTTATCAGGTTTATTGGGATATTGTGCACGTGGAGTTGGTGGATTTTTGTCGTACTTTTTTGCAAACAGGGGAGTTGCCTGCAGGTGTGAATAATACTTGTGTATGCCTTATCCCGAAGGTGAAGAAACCAAAGACAATGGGGGATCTCCGACCTATTTCGTTATGCAACGTTTTGGTTCGTATTTTGTCTAAGATCATGGCCAATAGGCTTAAAAAGATTTTGGAATCCATTATATCGGACAGACAGAGTGCATTCATTGAGGGAAGGTTGTTAACGGACAATGCGTTGATAGCATTCGAGATTAACCATTATATGCAGCGGAAGAGGCAAGGTAGAACTGGTGTTGCAGGGCTTAAATTAGACATCTCGAAGGCCTATGACAGGCTTGAGTGGAGCTTTGTGCGTAATATGATGGTAAAATTCGGGTTTAATAGTGTGTGGATTGAGAGGATCATGCAATTTATTAGCTCGGTGGCATATAGTTTCTTGCATAATGGGGATGAATTTGGGTGCGTTGTTCCGAGAAGAGGACTCCGTCAAGGAGATCCGATTTCGCCTTATCTTTATATCATGTGTGCGGAGGGGCTAAGTGCTATAATTAGAAGAAACGAGGAGGCCGGACTGATACATGGTTGTCGAATTGCGAGAGGAGCACCAAGTATATCACATTTATTATTTGCGGATGATTGTTATATGTTTTTTAAGGCAGCTAAGGGTGAGTCGAGTACTCTAAAGGGAATTTTACAGAGGTATGCTCGAATATCGGGACAGGTGATTAATTCTAATAAATCGAGTATTACGTTTTCAACTAACACAAGTGCTGAGGATCGGCAAGAGGTTCAGAATCAGCTGCAAGTGCAACAAAATGAGACTCCAGGCAAGTATTTGGGGTTACCTATGAAGGTTGGGCAAAATAAAAAAGCTGAATTTGAGTTTCTTGTAGAAAAGGTGGCTTCCAAGTTACAAACATGGGGGATGGGGAATGTTTCTAAAGCAGGTAAAGTAACGTTGTTGAAATCAGCGACGCAGACTATTCCTACGTTTTGGATGAACTTGATGTTAATTCCGCAAGATGTCTGTGACAGAATCGAAAAAAAGATGAATCAGTATTGGTGGGGAGGTCGAGGGGAGCATGGAGGTATTCGGTGGATGTGCTGGGATCATTTGTGTGAAGTAAAGGAGGTGGGTGGGTTAGGCTTCAGAAAGTTACGAGAATTTAATGTGGCTATGTTAGCCAAGCAAGCGTGGCGACTAGTAAATAACACTAATCCATTGGTGGCGGAAATAATGAAGGCTAGATACtatgcaaaatcagattttttaaATGCTACATTGGGTTCAAATCCTAGTTTTATGTGGAGAAGTATTATGGAATCCCAGGAGGTCATTAAGCGAGGTTGCAGACGGAAGATAGGAGATGGGAAGGATACTAATTTGTGGACAAGTCCATGGTTACCATGCTTAGAGAATGGTTTTCTTACGAGTACTGCTTATACTGGACTTCATGATGCAACGGTGGATGGCCTGATGATGGAGGGTCAGAAGAGGTGGGATGTAGAGGTGCTAAACGATATATGCAATGAGCGGGATAGACAGCTGATACAACAGATTCATGTTCCTAGCAGAGGTATTAAGGACTCTTGGTATTGGTTGCTAGATGAAAAAGGGGAATTCTCGGTCAAAAGCTGCTATAGGCATTTGAGGGGGGAGAGGGAGAGCCAGGATAAAGGATTTTGGAAGAAGCTGTGGGGCTTAAACTTACCGGGGAAGATAGTTAATTTTTTATGGAGGGTATGCCGGGATGTACTACCTACCGCTATTGTTAAAGAAGGGAGTAAATATTTCGCCAACATGTTCATGGTGTCATTTGCATATGGAGACTGCAGTGCATACTCTGTTCTCGTGTTGTTTTGCTCAGGAAGTATGGAATTCGGTGGGATTGCAGGACCTGGTAAGCGTAGGAGAGGACATGACGGGGTTGCAAGTGATCAAGCAAGCATTCCAGCGGGGCAATAG